The following nucleotide sequence is from Spirochaetota bacterium.
CACCGGTGTCGTAGAGACGGCGCATGGCCTCTTCTTCATTGATGGTCCATACGTGGACGCGCAGGCCCTTTTTATGCGCCTGCTCAACGAAGGCATTGCTTACGACCCTGGAGGGACCGAAGAATTCCGGTATCTGGAGGGCGTCGGCCGGAAAACTTTTTTTTAAATAAAGAAAGCCCGACCTGAACAGAAAATAATAGAACAGCGCCTCGGAAAGCGAAAACGATGTGGCCATTTCGGGAAATCTCTCCCTTACGGGTCTGATGTTTGCGGCGTGCTCCGAGGCTGTCAGCACCCGGTGTTGGGCGGCGCATTTCTCTATGATCTTGCAGTAATACGGCACCTGGGCCGGGTTTTTGGCCTTGAGGTCGATATTGAACCGCTGTCCCGGAAATTCCTCGAGCAG
It contains:
- a CDS encoding glycerophosphodiester phosphodiesterase, with translation MSKKFFIPEPRVFAHRGASGGYPENTLLSFREAVKIGVDAVETDVHFTKDNRFVVAHDGELGRICDGSGLVADYTLADLKKFDAGYGFSVDGGKSFPFRAKGLSLISLEELLEEFPGQRFNIDLKAKNPAQVPYYCKIIEKCAAQHRVLTASEHAANIRPVRERFPEMATSFSLSEALFYYFLFRSGFLYLKKSFPADALQIPEFFGPSRVVSNAFVEQAHKKGLRVHVWTINEEEAMRRLYDTGADAVMSDHPSLLKKVAADYFPVA